CATTTCCAAATCGAAAGTCGAAGATTTTTTAAAACAAATTCAACAATATGAAAAGGATATGAAGGAAAAAGGCTGGCAGTTTCAAGCATCTGGGCCCTGGCCGGCCTATCACTTTTCAAGCTTTTCATAAAGAAGGAAGAGAACAATGTCACTAAAGGAATCGATCGAGAACAAGGATATTGCTTTAATTGATATTTTGGATGTCATCCTGGACAAGGGAGTGGCGATAAAAGCAGATTTAGTCATCTCCATAGCAGGAGTTGACTTGGTTTATCTGGATTTAAGAGTACTTATTGCTTCGGTAGAATCGCTTGTTCAAGCTCAGCAGGAAAACGGCAAAACCATCTCTTCCGTACAATTTGATAAACAGAGGGAGGATCTCACTCATGCAACCGGCCAGCCAGACAAATGGAAAAATTAACTTAGACCCTGATAATGCAGAGCATGGGTTAGCGCAGCTAGTGTTAACGGTTATTGAGCTGCTAAGACAAATTGTAGAAAGGCATGCGATTAGAAGGGTAGAAGGCGGCACGCTGACGGATGAGCAAATCGAAAATTTAGGCGAAGCCCTGATGAACCTGGAAGAAAAAATGGAAGAATTAAAAGAAATTTTCGGCTTGGATGCAGATGATTTAAATATCGATCTTGGTCCTTTAGGAAGTTTACTTTAATTAAAATGCCGAGGAGGACTATACATGGCAGTCGAACATTCCATGCAGTCCAGTACGATCGTGGATGTATTGGAAAAAATATTAGATAAAGGTGTTGTAATCGCGGGAGATATTACGGTCGGTATTGCGGATGTTGAGTTGTTAACTATCAAAATACGCCTGATTGTCGCTTCTGTTGATAAAGCAAAAGAAATCGGCATGGACTGGTGGGAAACCGATCCGTATTTGACATCCAAAGCAGCCGATCATCATACGAAAGCGCTTGAAGAAGAAAATAAAAGACTTCATGAGAGGCTCGAATCTCTGGAAAAGAAGATATCTACAAATCGCATTGATGCTAAAGAATTCAACTACTAAGCAGGAGGTTCTATCATGGAAAAAGCGAAAGAAATGGAAAAGCAGACCCAGGAAACAAAAAACGAGAACAGCCCAAATAGCAGTTCCCTTAGACGTTCCCTTGCAGGAGGATTAATTGGCGCCGCCGTCGGTTATATGGCTACGCCTGAGAATGGAAAGAAACTGCTGGAAAATGCAAGTCGGGATAAGTTAAAGAGCACAGGCTCCGGCTTCGGCCAGACAATGAAAGAAAAGTCAAAGAAAGCAGTGGCTTCAATTAAACATTCAGCTGGAAAGGTGCTGGACAAAAAAGAAGATGTGTCAGTAGAAGGGTATGCGAATGATGAAGGACAAAAGAACAGTGGAAATGAGACAAGCCTTACCCTAGAGACAGATCATAAGTCCACTGGCAAAAATGAGCAAACATCAAATCAAGAAAGCAGCGATTTCAATGATCGGTTAGACCGACTAGAAGAAATGCTGACAAAATTTATAGAAACAAAAAACGGCCAGGAAGGGGACAAAACGCAAGATAAAGGTGATTCAAGTGATGCTGCTGAATCAAATGAAGTAAAGAATGAAAAAGAAGATTTATCAAAACAGGAAAGCAGTAAAAGTGAGCAGCCAAAATCGAAAGAGTCGGATAACGACAGAGCCTCATCATCGTATTTGCAAGAGCCTTTAAATAATGAAGACAGCCAATCTCAAGGAGAAAACGAAGAGGATAGGGAAGAATCAAAAGCTCAGCAGGACGATCAAGAAAATAAAAAGGAACCGAAGACAGAGCAAGCAGGCGAAGAAAATAAAAAAGAATCGAAAGAGCAACTAGGAAACAAAGAGAATGATGATACAGCACAACCCGAATCAAAAGATAAAGAGCCTGGCGAAGAACAATCAGCTCAACCAGACGGTAATGAAAAGAATGATGAAAAGGTACAATTAAAATCGGAAGAATCTGAGGAAAACAATAAAGAGGAACCATCAGAGTCAGGCGAAAAATCAACGAACAAAGAATATGAGGCATTGAAGGAAGAAAATGAAAAGCTGCAGGACCGTCTAGGGAAAATAGAAGAAATGCTCACAAAAATGCTTGG
The genomic region above belongs to Domibacillus sp. DTU_2020_1001157_1_SI_ALB_TIR_016 and contains:
- a CDS encoding gas vesicle protein encodes the protein MSLKESIENKDIALIDILDVILDKGVAIKADLVISIAGVDLVYLDLRVLIASVESLVQAQQENGKTISSVQFDKQREDLTHATGQPDKWKN
- a CDS encoding gas vesicle protein K — encoded protein: MQPASQTNGKINLDPDNAEHGLAQLVLTVIELLRQIVERHAIRRVEGGTLTDEQIENLGEALMNLEEKMEELKEIFGLDADDLNIDLGPLGSLL
- the gvpJ gene encoding gas vesicle protein translates to MAVEHSMQSSTIVDVLEKILDKGVVIAGDITVGIADVELLTIKIRLIVASVDKAKEIGMDWWETDPYLTSKAADHHTKALEEENKRLHERLESLEKKISTNRIDAKEFNY
- the gvpT gene encoding GvpT/GvpP family gas vesicle accessory protein → MEKAKEMEKQTQETKNENSPNSSSLRRSLAGGLIGAAVGYMATPENGKKLLENASRDKLKSTGSGFGQTMKEKSKKAVASIKHSAGKVLDKKEDVSVEGYANDEGQKNSGNETSLTLETDHKSTGKNEQTSNQESSDFNDRLDRLEEMLTKFIETKNGQEGDKTQDKGDSSDAAESNEVKNEKEDLSKQESSKSEQPKSKESDNDRASSSYLQEPLNNEDSQSQGENEEDREESKAQQDDQENKKEPKTEQAGEENKKESKEQLGNKENDDTAQPESKDKEPGEEQSAQPDGNEKNDEKVQLKSEESEENNKEEPSESGEKSTNKEYEALKEENEKLQDRLGKIEEMLTKMLGEKDKDQAADSNQNDNESDNKKNDEEVQTQEQDQKENEESSEDAEKKSQINDEETQTLEEDQEKSDDNDKDENEEKSEEAEQDKQKDEDKKEDSQDAEKNQVDSGEKPNSDENQKENEELDEKNENEGGKEKVKDPSKDQDQEKDSKTEGQEEKQENDNENETPKQDQKDKEKNESSNDVKKNDMEKDEKNNNENSNNEKADQSKKQNSKEAASFSIDSDNEKKATYYNVLSNEKVEEKVEDTYLLLNEMRKET